The sequence tttaaaatcAGGATTTGCTATGAATATGTAAAAGCACTATCGTCGTTTGAAGTACGCAGTTTAACGTATAATAAGAATTCCTAATTCAAAGTGGAACTTTACATAAATAATCTGATTGCGCTCAATGACTtgtatgaaaaagaaaagaaacgaaaaaattCGAACGATAAGTAAACTAAGATTTACGAATAATTCATTACACCTATGATAATGAATACGATAAATATTAtcctaaattttataatgcgGTGAGTATTTTACGGAAATAATGATAAAGTTAGGTCAATGAAATTCgtagaaaaaaatttatgaaatttaggGTTATGCATTATCAATTAGAGGTACGAACGCGAAATTTGAAtgttatcaattatttttttttttgtgaaaTATAACGTCATTACTGCTGAATATAAGTACTTATACCCGAACACGTGGTATAATCCCCGTTAAATGTTACATTGAGTTCTTTCAAGAAACACGTGATGATAAAATGCGAACAGCATTTTTAACTTTATTAGCAACTATATCGAGATTAATTCACTAATTTACGGTTATTATCTGCAAAATATATTTAAGAAACTGaagtttttgaaaaaatcatagaaatataattaacaataatcgTCATTGTCCTTGCGCTAATATAGTCAAATGAGcgtctttttaatatttgaaaagtttCTTATATTTATAGATAGGTTTGGTAGATACGCAAGAACATTACATCATCACGAAAACAACAAGATAATCGGACTATTTTCTCTACAGAAGCAAGTATTAATGAATCATTAAAAGATAGTATAACAAAGTTGGATCAGTTGAAAagatacatttttcttttcaaatcaGCAACGTTCCCTTTTTCTCACGTTTGAATTTGATTTTAATCGTTAGCATGAAATTTTGCGGGCTATGATAAAGATTGACTTACTTGTCGCCTCATTTGAACCATGGTAATTAGGTGTTGAATGAATCAGGAAATCTTACACCTTTTAAATAATCCTCAACGAATGTACAAGGCTCATTACACAATAATGTGCTAGTCAACACCTTGCGAACCAATCTTTACAATAGTTCTTTGCAACGTTTTGTTttatcaaagaaaaagaaaaggaaaagaaaacgaaatttCGACGAGATTgttgaaaaaggaaaagaggtaaataaagaaattatttaacacgATCGCACGTGACACAGAGAGGGTATTCACTGTTGAAGAACGAGTATTAACCGTGATTATTCAGACGAAACACTTGTATCCGCTTCCTTGCGCGTTCTCGAATAATGTATTTGCATTAACCATcggttaatattttatttattagcGGGCAAGGGGCATGAgggagagacagagagaggCAAAGAGTCTCCTCCCACGGAGGGTGGGAGTAAAGAGGAGTCTTTATATTCGAGAATAAAAGAGTGGGAGATTTGTCGATTTAATACGTGAACTTTAATGTACACAGTGGCCAGGAAGTTTTTAGCTAATTTAATCGAATCGTTATCGTGTAACTACTAAAGATTTCCGAGTTACCCAAGTtattcttatttaaaaaaaggaaaatgagaAGCTGTTGATAAACAAAATTCTTATGATACCGATTATCAATTCCTAATAGATAACTTTATATTCTAAAAATTCCTCTATCTCAACCCTTGCACAACGGATGTAGGGTCAGTGTTTGCGTCAactttgtaaaatttatttacatcaAATGTACctaatattctttttccttttctctttacttatcaattgaataaaatagaatttacaattaaattatcGCTATATCTATCGTCCGTcgttcaaagggttaaacaatGGGAATGCCATGATACATTTAAACGACACCCTGTGGGTAAAAGACGAAACTCATGAATACTGTGTATGTACGATTGCGCGAAAGGGGAGGAAAAATTCTGACGGGGCAGAATGAAGCGGGGACAGGGAATTGAAAACATATTGATAATACGGTTTCTTCAAGCGATAAGAAAGGACAGCACGCGCGTTGTTGTTAAGACCATCGAACGTTACTCGATTCTCAAATGTAAAGAAtcgttataaatatttattaattgtagCAACAGAATGTAGCTACGAAATTGTTGCGTCCATGTAGTTAGAAAACATATTTTCCATGAAGAATCGCGTGATCCTTTTTTGCTCGCGAAAACATAGTCGATCTAAATCGATCATGGGATCAAGTCGATTACGATAAAGTTATCGAGTAAAATTGGTGAACACTCTTTCCGTTGGATTCGTTCAATTACAACTCgatatctttttcatttttgtttcttttttattaatggTGAAGAAATATTGAGTTCACGTATCGTATCAAACACGTGACATTGAGAACAACCTGCAAACAATTATTTGCACCAATCAATCGTAAACAACGGAAATATATCACCACGTAAGTTGCATTAATTACATGTACAACTTAATCTTTCCGAATGATGTCAGTCAATTTTCATCAGAAACACAGTTTTCCTTGAGtgttttctgaaaatttttaaacgttcaGCATTACTTTACGTAACTTCGAAACGTATCgtctttttcttattaatcTCAAAACCTATCAGCCATAACTACATCCTCAGCGTCATCGGCATCATCTCGAGAAAGAGGGAGAGGTGGTTCGttgctttttttattttttttttttttaacagatATGAACTACAGCAATCGTTTGTTGGTAATTCGCTTATCAATCAATATTCTTAATGGTAGTTATTTTTTTGTAACTAATCCAGACGTTGCAGAGCATAAGGCAATAACGTAGTTACTTTAGCTCAGTACCAGATTACCCAGATGGTATCTTTTCAATGCATCTTCTGGAATTAactatgaaaaataataacggTATCTTTACGTCACCGGtattttttcccccttttttttattcctttaatCGATACATTCTGCATCATTCCACGATAATGAAACAGTGACGAAAATAAGACGTTCCATTGTGTGTGCATACATGCATAAATGTACTCTTGCACTGGTAGCGTTCACCTCTTAAGATATTATACGATAATACGTCAAACGCTTTCCCAATTACGTTCtgtttacaaataaaaaaggcaaagcgaaacgaaagaaagaaaacaaagtAGATAACGTAAAACCGAGGAAAAAGTAActgaaagaataaaaaggaaatgaaacggTAACGGGAGAatgtgaaatatttaacatacCGAGGGTAAAAGAGGAAATTGgtaaatttattgttaaatattgattttataaaagaaaataagagaatctttttaatgataagttcaaaaattcataatttatatTGGCGCGAAATATGGTAGCATATACTAAATAAGATATGAACACTATGCTGCAATAATTTGTATCAGAACAGAGCATAAAGTTTTTAAAAATGAGAGACTTAAACAACGCTAATTACAGTATTTCGAAAATTGCtggtaatttttaaaataatgattttttacACTAGTTATATTTGTTACACTGTCAGGGTGCGGTATTTCATTTCTGTACAGTTGGTAGTACTTCTTTAATCCTTATTGTTACGTTCACCACTTACAGACAAacaatttgttaatttaaattcGTTTAGATAGATCCATATCAAAAAGTTGTAATTAATAGGACATTAAAAAATGTCCTGTACTATGTCAAGTTCAATCCGTTCATTTTATATGAAGTATTTCGACTTAAAACGTTCCGTTTTCTAAATGTGCCGCCACCCACTGTAGTGACGTGACTAACACTAACAAAATCTTATAATCACGTTCGATGTCCTATCGATAGCAGACCAACGAGTCATGTTTTGATGATAATCACATTATAAAAGTGGCTGGTTTTTCTTCCATATTTATCTTAATCGAAAAAATCGTGATAAATAGTAAAAGAGTACGCGGTAAAAGCGCGAGACTACGCGCTAAAATGAGTCTCAGCATAACAAAgttattttcgcgaaagaaaacCGGCACAGTTGACACAGTCGCTGAAATTGGACCTCCCACTAACGTTTCCCATAAATTTCATGTAAGTAAAAATGCTGAAACTGGACAATTGGAGGGTCTTCCCGAGTCTTGGATTCGTTTGCTCAACACGCAAATAACAAAGTCCGAACAGGATGAACATCCTGCCGCGGCCTTGCAAGctattaaattttacaattattcgATTAAACGAAAACCCGAGGAAAAAGTATTCAAACCTTTTGTTACACAAGATTTAATCGAAGAAGAATCGCAGGAAATCGATAAAATCTTATCAAAGAAATATCAGTCTGGTGATTCTGATGGCTCAATTTCAGCACATTCTACGGATAGTCAGGTACAGTTACCAGAACTTCCACCCAAAGTGAACAAAGCTCCAAAACCCACACCACGAATATGTCCTGATAGAACAGAGAAAACTCTTACTGAGATTCTTGAGGACTTAAATACCTATCAGATTGATGATGAACAATTACCTGAAGATGACAATACGGCAAATATTATTGAGGAAAGTCCTATTTTACGAAGGAAGACAGAGTATACAGGTGTGAAACTCAGCGATGAAGAGGTTTTTGATGAACTCAGAGCTATTTGTCATAATGGTGATCCAAATTTACGCTTTGAGAAAACTAAAGAAGTAGGAGCTGGTGCTTCTGGTACTGTATTTATAGCTACTGATTTAATGGTTGATCAAAGAGTTGCTATTAAAGATATAGATATGTCTAAACAACCAAAGAAAGAACTTATATTGACTGAAATTAAAGTGCTCAAGGAATTTCAGCATCCAAATCTAGTGAATTTTTTGGATGCGTATCTTGTTCATGATCATTTATGGGTTGTTATGGAATTGTTAGAAGGTGGACCACTTACAGATGTTGTTACTGAAACTGTAATGAAAGATGCACAAATTGCAGCAGTTTGCAGAGAAGTTTTAAAAGCAATTAGTTTTCTTCATACAAGAGGAATTATTCATAGAGATATCAAATCAGATAATGTACTTCTTGGTATGAACGGTGCTGTGAAAGTTACAGACTTTGGTTTTTGTGCAAATATTGATGGTGACGAGAAAAGACAGACTATGGTTGGAACTCCCTACTGGATGGCACCAGAAGTGGTGACAAGAAAACAGTATGGAAAGAAAGTGGATATCTGGTCTTTAGGTATTATGGCTATTGAAATGATAGAAGGTGAACCACCTTATATGAAAGAAACACCTTTAAGAGCCTTATATTTAATTGCTGCTGTTGGTAAGCCCTCCATTCCTAGATGGGAAACGCTAAGTCCAACATTTCAGAACTTCCTAGAAAGATGTTTAGCAGTTGAAGTGGATGAAAGGGCAACTGCTGATGAATTATTATCTCATCCATTCTTGGAAAACTGTGCAGAACTAACAACTCTTACACCTTTGATACGAGCAGCACAAAGGATTCTGCATAAAGCATTTAATTAAGTATTcttatttcattcttttaaGTAGAagacaaatattaaattttgtattgatATGCATTTATCTTCTTGAGTATGTGTGCAAAATTGCACCAGTCCAATCGTATAATACCGAGGTATGAAAGTATTTTTTATACTGCATAAACAGCAGAAATTATATATATGCAATGCTGTggttttatacattttatatgaCCACCTACTATATGTATGTCAATATGCTACCAAATTTATAGTAGGGGCAGAATAAgatataatagtaataatttgtAGGACTCTATTCTAATAATATGTTTCTCTAttctaataatataatacaatgtaTATGCTAAATtagtttttataatttaagtcattaacaaaattattaacgtAAATTATTAATCATCATTTCATGTGCAATATCTATTGCGTAGattctacattttttttaatatatttttgatCTCTTTCACTCAAAGAAGTGCAATCTATTACATTACAGTAGTAATTACAGTAATCATTACAGTAATTACAGTAATAAACTATTACAGTAGTAGGTGCAAAAACAGTGCAAGTCATAATTATTGTGCTAAAGAGATACATTTGGTGTTCTGTGTTAGATTAAGATGttattttgaaattgcttGCATTTATCATATAACAAAGTATGAGTtgtataacatttttattaaagtattgTACTTAGATTATAGAAGAACTGAAAGTGCAAGGTATGTGCACATATTATCAATCAGGGGTTTAACAGTAACTTATTTTACATTTGATAATCATCACTGTGGAAAGTAATAATTACAGTTTAATTATAgtacaaattaaattttaaactaataacaTTATCAAATTAACATTTTAAGTATATACagtgtatttcattttctttatctgctttttatattttttaaactgcATTCCTTTACTGTTTAGAATTTTTGTAGTTTATTAAGTAAAAATGATTATGCCATACATTTGAAATCAAACAGATTACATATAAAACAGGTATTGTagtatgtattatttaatacttCTTTAATCTTCATTATTCAATTCAAACAAAGAAGGTTACTTTTTGAGAAAACTTACATAATCTTTCTTtggaagaaaatataatagtgagaaattgaacatttttgttcaatgtaataaatacatgtattaataattaagtATTGTAAACGATGTAACATACCGCacattataaatttcattttttctaacgttttttaaaagaattattattagcTATACGagattttattgaattttataaaaaaaaaactttttgaaaaattttatacttGTATTTTAGAACATAATATTGCTCAAACAAACCACCAAATTTTTTAACAAGTATTATACAATGAATtatgtatataattttgtatttacaGCACATTTTATGAAAAAGACCTAAAATTATTATCTACAAGTATTTAGTTAAAAGGTTCAGCACTAACATAATGTAAAATCACATCtgtgataaaaaaaattaagttctattgtattatatttctatatttGATATTGTCATAATTCAAAGGTTGAAGATTTATTCATTTAGAAAGGTTTAATTTAAAATGGATTAGACTTACACAGTCATAACACGTGTGCCTTATCAAATCAGTACATATGGTCCTATGGTTACAATCTTATCATTTGTAacaaaatggaaaaataataaatgtaataacGGTCTTCTAATGAACaataattgtgaaaaaatgtttcaaaccTTTCTTATATgtcattttgaaatatatgtGTAAATGAAAACATCACAcatcattttaataataaatattttatttacaagaTATATGTATGATCTTGTACATTTTGTCACCCCTTTAAATTGATCTAAACCACACTGAAGTTGCTTATCACGcataacattttttaataaataaatattaacaataattatttacattatatttgTACAAATTTGGTATATTAatctaagaaaaataattaagtttTTGTACTGTTTCTATAAAAGAAAGCATTGAATTTATATATACTTGTTAGTATTATACATAttgtgtatatacatatatttctgcATGACAGAGAGACTACAGTGTggcaattatttcatttaaataaatgtacaaATAGGACATGTACTTCTGCTAATTATCTATTTTTTTACAAGGAAATGAATTATATGCAACAGGCATATTATATTTCCAATTCAATTAACTAATCCGTAACGATTTATGGTATTAATTAACTTTAATCAAGTTCTATCACGAATTCATTTTATGGCAGTATCTAGGCAGCTATACTCATAATCTTTCTTTGATTAAAATAGCTATTGCTACAaggttataaaatattttagataCATTTCTTAGGGTGTGTAGTGTGAATTTTGTACATGTAATATTTAAAGCATAATAATTTTACAGAAGTTAGTGAAAGTAAGAGGCTACGAACGATGTTCTTAATTTCGATCGATATGTTTATTTAACAAACgacttaaaaatattaattttgtttaatttatgCTTTCCAAATATATTTTGTCGAATCTAAATCGTATGAACAATTGTGTAACGTATTAAAATTTAAGCCGCTTCATCAATAAACATATCAAAATTAAGACTTAATTAAAGGTCAGTTTTGCGAATACCTCAGTGCCCGCAACCTTCCAGCAACAAAGAAAGTTGGATCTTCTAACATAGCTCTTAAAACCGCTAAAAAGTCAGCAGCTTGATCTTCATCAATTGCTCGTCTGTCGTACGATAAAGTTGCTGACATCTTCGTTATTTTTTGTAATGTAGCATCTATAATAAAGCAATATATTAACATTTTCTATAGCTTCGCAATAATTATGTACTTCTAATCTTTTACCTAATTCTTTCCGACCACTGCCGACAGCAAGTATCGCTGTCTGAGGAGGATTTATAATGGCACTGAATTGTTTAATACCAAACATTCCTAAATTGGATATCCTGATCGTAAAcaatgtatataatataatttacaagtttaaataattacatgTCATGTAAcacaaatattatttatactcACGTAAATGTACCTCCTTGAAACTCTTCTGGTTTCAATCGACCGTTTCTAGCTTTTTCAGCTagttctttaatatttttcgaaaTATCTACTAAGCTTTTTGCTGCGGTATCGAAAACAATTGGTGTTATAAGACCATTATCTGTAGAAACTGCAACAGATATATCGACTCTTGGCATTTGAGTTATCTGTTGGAAGAAtgcaatttataaaattatcatatattatttatctaCTAGTTTTCAGCAATTATATAAACTTGTATACCAACctgattatttttatacagtgtattaataaatggacATTCAACTAATGCCAATGCGGCCGCTTTCGTTATGAAATCATTTACTGATACATTAATGCCATCAGCTTTAAGTTCGCTACGAATTTCCATTAATTTGTCCATTTTAATATCGATATAGGCATAAGAATGAGGGATGGTACTCTGAAAAATTTAGTGAACATTTACTACATGTAcgcaattatttttatcatgcAAACACATGAAAAATGTGTGATTACTTTTGCTTCTCCAAGTCTTTTAGCAATTACGCCGCGTATATTGGAAACTGGAATATCTTCATAGGCTGAAGCCTGACCAGTAGGTACGTGTTTCTTCGAAGGACTAGCAGCGCGTTCTTTTTTACCTGTTTCAACGGCTGGTGGTGGCTCTATGTGATTATGTACgaataaaaagttaattttgTACAATACTACAAACACTATATCCAATATTTTTCGTAGCATCTCAATTACGTACCAACTTTCGGAGCAAcctttttaatattatttgctTGGATATATGCTAATATATCGCTTTTTAGCAATCGATTAGGCCGTCCAGTTCCTTTAATGGAGTCTGGATTTAGTCCATATTCCTCCAACAACCGTTTTACTGCTAAACCATATACTCTGGAAGAATAATATGGCAATAACAAGGTGTGTATTGTTTGCATAAAATTGCAAGATTAGTATTTTTCATCACATACTGTCCACTTGATGCAGGTTTCTTATCACCTGCAGCTGGAGGAGGTGCGGCTGTCGTTGTAGACGGTTTCGTGGTACTTGGAACAACAACATTTTTCCAGTCCATTCCTTTTTCAACTGTGATTGCAATTAATTGTCCTACTTCAATTTGACTTCCTTCTGGAACCTGTTAAAGGAATCCTTAAGTAGGTAATCACAGTTCATATTAAGATACTCAAAAAGTtagaattcaataaaaattatgtacAAGAAGTTTTGCAAGCACAGCCTCATCCTCAAATTCGAAAGTCATAACAGCCTTGTCTGTTTGTATTTCTGCCAGGGCATCTCCTGGTTCTATAGAATCTCCTTCCTTTTTAAGCCATTTTACTATTGTTCCAGTAGTCATTGTTGGCGATAAAGCTGGCATGGTAacattatttctaaaaataattatgtttaGATTTTTATATCTTGATTATCATTTTTGATGAATATAGACTTCTTGAAAGAACATACTGTCCTGGAGGTGGTTCAGCTGTTACAGTTGCAGCAGGTATACTAGCTCCTGCAGGAGGTGCAGATGGGGTTACAGTTGCAGCTGAAGCACTGTCTGGCATTTCAACAGACTTCCAATCTTCATCTGGTTCTACAGTAAGAGCTATCAATGTTCCTATTTTAACATCCTTGGTTCCTTCTGGTATCTAATAAAATGTCCTATTAGAATTTACAAAAGTATATACGTTATAATGGAAATATCAATGTAGTTCATATACTTTATCTTACAAGTATTTTTGCAAGAACACTTTCATCATCCACTTCCATTGTAACAATTGCTTTATCAGTTTGAATATCAGCAACAGCATCTCCTGGTTGAATCTTATCACCCTCCTTTTTGAGCCATTTGACGATAGTACCAGTTTCCATGGTAGGTGATAAGGAGGGCATCAATAGTTCCTTTCCTTTTACTAAAAACAAGTACAAAATacttatattataaattattatgtgCTAGAACTTGGTTGCATAATCAACCCACTTAACAGTAAGAATGCATGGtcataaattcaatttaatccagaaggagagaaataaacattctaaacattttgtatattatgatttacattaaaattgaTGTCATTCGCTAAAGattcatttgaaataaataatagtatGTTAACCTCAATCTCGACCACCGATATACCTAACAAGCACagatatttatgaataaattgCATACCATCGAGGACCCAGCTTGTATGGAAACATGTTCGTTGGTATTTCAAGGGAACAAAAATTCGTGGTAGCACACGATTACTATTTTTAATAGACAACAGCGCAATCCTAGGTATCATCGTTTGCGCCATGTTTAATATGAAGCAATTAAACTACAAAGTTGTTCACACGTACATATGTACGTACATTATACACTGATATCTCTAAAGATGTTACTTGCGACCTCCGCAATGAGATTCTGCTAGTTAAAAAAATCGTCTTGTTAAAAACGAATGCCCCCACTTTACATTTTcgtataattatattataagttattttttattatattatattaaaagatactttttcaataaaacattttatatatttttatgtattgtgcgtgttaatttaaatttcaggATTGTCAGTGTATTATATACAATGATATGTAGATACACGTGGTCGCTTATGTAATAGTACGATGTTACAAAACGAATCAGTGCGAAGAACGATATGTATGTAACatacaaaaaattaaagagataaacaatttaaatagacattacaataatttgattaataaacaattgtaaaattaaaaatagtaattgaataatttttaatagaataattaaacaaaattttgcaatatacccacgcggaaatataaagaaataaacaatttaaatagatataacaataattttattaataaacaattgtaaaatataaaatattaattaaacaaatatcactgcatcccttacatgccTGTATCCTtaacatccctgcatcccttatatcacTACATTCCCTACATTCCTGCATCTCGTATATGCCGGCATTCTTTATACCTCGGCATCCCTTACACCTCGGCATCCCTTACACCTcggcatcccttacatctctgtaccctttatcactgcatcccttacatgtGTACATCCTtaacatccctgcatcccttatatcatTACATTCCCTACATTCCTGCATCTCGTATACGCCGGCATTCCTTATACTTTGGCATCCCTTAT comes from Osmia bicornis bicornis chromosome 4, iOsmBic2.1, whole genome shotgun sequence and encodes:
- the LOC114873676 gene encoding serine/threonine-protein kinase PAK 2 — its product is MSLSITKLFSRKKTGTVDTVAEIGPPTNVSHKFHVSKNAETGQLEGLPESWIRLLNTQITKSEQDEHPAAALQAIKFYNYSIKRKPEEKVFKPFVTQDLIEEESQEIDKILSKKYQSGDSDGSISAHSTDSQVQLPELPPKVNKAPKPTPRICPDRTEKTLTEILEDLNTYQIDDEQLPEDDNTANIIEESPILRRKTEYTGVKLSDEEVFDELRAICHNGDPNLRFEKTKEVGAGASGTVFIATDLMVDQRVAIKDIDMSKQPKKELILTEIKVLKEFQHPNLVNFLDAYLVHDHLWVVMELLEGGPLTDVVTETVMKDAQIAAVCREVLKAISFLHTRGIIHRDIKSDNVLLGMNGAVKVTDFGFCANIDGDEKRQTMVGTPYWMAPEVVTRKQYGKKVDIWSLGIMAIEMIEGEPPYMKETPLRALYLIAAVGKPSIPRWETLSPTFQNFLERCLAVEVDERATADELLSHPFLENCAELTTLTPLIRAAQRILHKAFN
- the LOC114873617 gene encoding dihydrolipoyllysine-residue acetyltransferase component of pyruvate dehydrogenase complex, mitochondrial-like; this encodes MAQTMIPRIALLSIKNSNRVLPRIFVPLKYQRTCFHTSWVLDVKGKELLMPSLSPTMETGTIVKWLKKEGDKIQPGDAVADIQTDKAIVTMEVDDESVLAKILIPEGTKDVKIGTLIALTVEPDEDWKSVEMPDSASAATVTPSAPPAGASIPAATVTAEPPPGQNNVTMPALSPTMTTGTIVKWLKKEGDSIEPGDALAEIQTDKAVMTFEFEDEAVLAKLLVPEGSQIEVGQLIAITVEKGMDWKNVVVPSTTKPSTTTAAPPPAAGDKKPASSGQVYGLAVKRLLEEYGLNPDSIKGTGRPNRLLKSDILAYIQANNIKKVAPKVEPPPAVETGKKERAASPSKKHVPTGQASAYEDIPVSNIRGVIAKRLGEAKSTIPHSYAYIDIKMDKLMEIRSELKADGINVSVNDFITKAAALALVECPFINTLYKNNQITQMPRVDISVAVSTDNGLITPIVFDTAAKSLVDISKNIKELAEKARNGRLKPEEFQGGTFTISNLGMFGIKQFSAIINPPQTAILAVGSGRKELDATLQKITKMSATLSYDRRAIDEDQAADFLAVLRAMLEDPTFFVAGRLRALRYSQN